From Camelina sativa cultivar DH55 chromosome 7, Cs, whole genome shotgun sequence, one genomic window encodes:
- the LOC104703125 gene encoding protein EARLY FLOWERING 3-like, with the protein MKRGKDEEKILEPMFPRLHVNDADKGGPRAPPRNKMALYEQLSIPSQRFGDHASLSHNSRSSTTTLVHPPGSQSCGVERNLSSRHLDSSAANEATENCVSQMSFMENVRSLAQHDQRKMVREEEEFAVPVFINSRRSQGHGRTKSGIEKEKHTPLVAPSSRHSTQFQEVNRPGSKQNICLATFSNLEGREQVKANTKSGGFVISLDLSVTEGMNLEKSASSYDRVNDGNASLRQESKNRXXXXXXXXXXXXTDNGAESHLATESHLEEGHGSPEDIDTGREYSRNRGCASLQQINEDASDDVSDDSMVDSISSIDVSPDDVVGVLGQKRFWRARKAIANQQRVFAVQLFELHRLIKVQKLIAASPDILLDEINFLGKVSAKSYPVKKLVPSEFMVKPPLPHVVVKQRGDSEKTNQHKMESSAENVVGRLSNQGHHHQQSNYMPFPNNPPASPAANGYCFPPQPPPSGNQQWLIPVMSPSEGLIYKPHPGMGHPGGYYGGYYGHFIPPPMVMPQYHPGIGFPPHPSNGYFPPYGIMPTMMNPYCSGQQQQPPNEQHMNQFGYPGNFQHQQQPNEHMNQFVCPGNLQNTQQQSSVNEAAAQEQQQPTKSYPRARKSRQGSTGSSPSGVEGIAGNKSFRPFSTIDDSNNINNEPEDMMTTTTTTTRTTVTQTTRDGGVTRVIKVVPHNAKLASENAARIFRSIQEERKRYDPSSNS; encoded by the exons ATGAAGAGAGGGAAAGATGAGGAGAAGATATTGGAACCTATGTTTCCTCGGCTTCATGTGAATGATGCTGATAAAGGAGGGCCTAGAGCTCCTCCTAGAAACAAGATGGCTCTTTATGAGCAGCTTAGTATCCCTTCTCAGAGGTTTGGTGATCATGCCTCGTTATCTCATAATTCCCGTAGTAGCACAACCACTTTGGTTCATCCTCCTGGTAGTCAG TCTTGTGGTGTGGAAAGAAACTTATCTTCCCGCCATCTTGATTCTTCAGCTGCAAACGAAGCAACTGAGAACTGTGTATCCCAAATGTCCTTTATGGAAAATGTGAGATCTTTGGCACAACATGATCAGAGGAAAATggtgagagaggaagaagagttcGCAGTTCCAGTATTTATCAACTCAAGAAGATCTCAGGGTCATGGCAGAACCAAGAGTGGTATTGAGAAGGAAAAACACACCCCATTGGTGGCACCTAGCTCTCGTCACTCCACTCAATTTCAAGAAGTTAATCGCCCAGGCtcaaagcaaaacatatgtttgGCTACTTTTTCAAACCTTGAGGGTAGGGAGCAGGTCAAGGCGAATACGAAGTCAGGTGGCTTTGTAATCTCTTTAGACTTATCAGTCACAGAGGGAATGAATCTCGAAAAATCAGCATCGAGTTATGACAGAGTAAATGATGGTAATGCTTCCTTAAGACAAGAGTCTAAAAATCG NNNNNNNNNNNNNNNNNNNNNNNNNNNNNNNNNNNNNACTGATAATGGAGCTGAATCTCACTTGGCAACGGAAAGTCATTTAGAAGAGGGTCATGGAAGTCCTGAAGACATTGATACTGGTCGTGAATACAGCAGAAACAGAGGATGCGCCTCTCTGCAGCAGATAAATGAAGATGCAAgtgatgatgtttctgatgatTCGATGGTGGATTCTATATCCAGCATAGATGTCTCTCCCGATGATGTTGTGGGAGTATTAGGTCAAAAACGTTTCTGGAGAGCAAGGAAAGCTATTGCCAA TCAACAAAGAGTATTTGCGGTTCAACTATTTGAGTTGCACAGACTGATTAAG GTTCAAAAACTTATTGCTGCATCACCGGATATTTTGCTCGATGAGATAAACTTTCTTGGAAAAGTTTCTGCTAAAAGCTATCCAGTGAAGAAGCTCGTTCCGTCAGAATTTATGGTAAAGCCTCCTCTACCACATGTTGTCGTCAAACAAAGGGGCGACTCAGAGAAGACTAACCAACATAAAATGGAAAGCTCAGCTGAGAACGTTGTTGGGAGGTTGTCAAACcaaggtcatcatcatcaacaatccaACTATATGCCTTTCCCGAACAACCCACCCGCTTCACCAGCTGCAAATGGATATTGCTTTCCTCCTCAGCCTCCTCCCTCGGGAAATCAGCAATGGTTGATCCCTGTAATGTCTCCTTCTGAAGGGCTGATATACAAGCCTCACCCAGGTATGGGGCATCCAGGAGGGTATTATG GAGGGTATTATGGTCATTTTATACCTCCACCCATGGTAATGCCTCAGTATCACCCGGGCATTGGATTCCCACCTCATCCTAGTAATGGCTATTTCCCTCCATATGGAATAATGCCCACCATGATGAACCCTTATTGCTCaggccaacaacaacaaccacccAATGAGCAGCATATGAATCAGTTTGGGTATCCTGGAAATTttcaacaccaacaacaacccAATGAGCATATGAATCAGTTTGTGTGTCCCGGAAATCTTCAGAACACCCAACAACAGAGCTCGGTTAATGAAGCTGCTGCACAGGAACAGCAACAGCCAACAAAGTCTTACCCTCGGGCTAGAAAGAGCAGGCAAGGGAGCACAGGAAGCAGTCCAAGTGGGGTTGAGGGTATCGCTGGTAACAAGTCCTTTCGGCCATTCTCAACCATTGATGACAGCAACAATATCAACAACGAACCTGAGGATATGATGACAACAACCACAACGACAACCAGAACAACTGTTACTCAGACAACAAGAGATGGAGGAGTGACGAGAGTGATAAAGGTTGTACCTCACAATGCGAAGCTCGCAAGTGAGAATGCTGCCAGGATTTTCCGGTCAATACAAGAAGAACGTAAACGCTATGACCCATCCTCGAACTCTTAA